GCGGCGAAGACGCAGCGGCCCCGTCGGGGCAGGCGTGGCGCCAGGTGCTTCATCACCAGGGCCGGCCCGGTGGCGTTGACGGCGAAGGCCAGGGCCATGGCCCCGGGGTCGATCCGCGACAGGCTCTTTTCCGGCGTGAGCCCCGCCCCGTGCAGGACGCCGGCGGCATGAATGACCAGCCTCAGCTCCCCGGCCGTTGCGGCCTGTCCGATGGCCTTGGCCACCGAGGCTTCATCCAGGAGGTCCAGGGGCGGTTCGCTGCGCCGTCCCAGGCCGATGACGCGGCTGAACCGCTCCGACGCCTCCAGTTCGCGGACAAGCGCCGAACCGATTCCGCCCTCGAACCCGATGACGAGGGCGACGGAGGCCGGCGAGGGCGGTTCAGGATCGGACAGGTCAGTCTCTCCGTGGAGGGGACATGCGGGCATGTGGACGCCGGGCCCCGCGACCGCAATACTCCCTCCATGCTCTCCCGGCGATCCCGCTACGCCCTGCGCGCCCTCATCCACCTCGCCCAGCGGGAAGAGGACGGCCCTGCCTCCATCGCCGAGATCGCCCGCCTGGCCTCGGCGCCGCGCAAGTTCCTGGAGGCCATCCTCCTGGACCTCAGGAACCACAACCTGCTGGTGTCCAGCCGGGGCCGGTCCGGGGGCTACCGGTTGGCGGCCTCAGCCGAGGCCATCAGCTTCGCTGATGTCATCCGCGTACTGGATGGACCTCTCGCC
The sequence above is a segment of the Phenylobacterium parvum genome. Coding sequences within it:
- a CDS encoding RrF2 family transcriptional regulator, translating into MLSRRSRYALRALIHLAQREEDGPASIAEIARLASAPRKFLEAILLDLRNHNLLVSSRGRSGGYRLAASAEAISFADVIRVLDGPLALAPCASKTAYRPCEACPDVATCPVHPALVAAREAVASVLEGWTLARAAREAPPFQIS
- a CDS encoding SDR family NAD(P)-dependent oxidoreductase, which gives rise to MPACPLHGETDLSDPEPPSPASVALVIGFEGGIGSALVRELEASERFSRVIGLGRRSEPPLDLLDEASVAKAIGQAATAGELRLVIHAAGVLHGAGLTPEKSLSRIDPGAMALAFAVNATGPALVMKHLAPRLPRRGRCVFAALSARVGSIGDNRLGGWYAYRASKAALNQLVHTAAIELARRNPEALCVALHPGTVATGLSAPIVGEDARAQSPETAARKLLAVLDALPASATGGFFDAEGLTVPW